From a region of the Drosophila virilis strain 15010-1051.87 chromosome 3, Dvir_AGI_RSII-ME, whole genome shotgun sequence genome:
- the LOC116650716 gene encoding uncharacterized protein isoform X2 has product MSANDTTKQLSIVDIRNYMLQNDGKVTNHALVKHFKKYLTHTQNEAEARKRFKTYVTLLSTIKNENNQKYLILRKKYINECPSEEVVERAVEAAGNASTPSSPGAGSLVSVTDSGVSPLRQPPPYKAPPEVQQSPVAAAPTPVPAAIVSSGIVVHPGQVESYRDCVNEFTAAMQRIDPARLELQSSAKPDVDTNNELDTVAVAGAKSVSRANSVDETGNKENIPRFSFSSGASTDSSATDKVSGTEAGDAAENPISVKEATRKFNRMASEEEAKIISPPPKKKPEKQLIEEKDSPDVTLAHPKAKEWIVSMAKANYQELAKLANDYPELVKLQCPATVGYKLNDNAT; this is encoded by the exons ATGAGTGCAAACGACACAACAAAGCAGCTATCGATTGTGGATATACGAAATTATATGCTGCAAAACGATGGCAAGGTGACAAACCATGCGCTTGTCAAGCACTTTAAGAAATATCTAACGCACACCCAAA ATGAGGCCGAGGCACGCAAACGCTTCAAAACATACGTGACGCTGCTGTCAACAatcaaaaacgaaaacaaccaAAAGTATCTAATACTGCGCAAAAAGTATATCAATGAGTGCCCCTCCGAAGAGGTTGTGGAGCGCGCCGTCGAGGCCGCTGGCAATGCCTCGACACCGTCCAGCCCAGGAGCTGGCTCGCTGGTATCTGTTACCGACAGCGGCGTCTCGCCCCTCAGACAGCCGCCGCCCTACAAAGCTCCGCCCGAGGTGCAACAGTCgccagtggcagcagcaccaacGCCCGTGCCGGCTGCAATCGTCAGCAGCGGCATTGTTGTACACCCGGGTCAAGTGGAAAGCTATCGGGATTGCGTTAACGAATTCACAGCCGCCATGCAACGCATTGACCCAGCGCGCCTCGAGCTGCAATCATCTGCCAAGCCAGATGTTGACACGAACAACGAGCTCGAcaccgttgccgttgctggtgCCAAGTCTGTATCCCGTGCCAATTCTGTGGACGAGACCGGCAACAAGGAGAATATTCCGCGCTTCTCTTTCTCGTCGGGCGCATCAACCGATAGCTCGGCCACAGACAAAGTGTCCGGCACAGAGGCGGGCGACGCGGCTGAGAATCCCATCAGCGTTAAGGAAGCGACACGTAAATTCAACCGGATGGCCTCCGAAGAAGAGGCTAAAATAATATCGCCGCCGCCCAAGAAAAAACCAGAGAAG CAATTAATTGAGGAAAAGGATTCACCCGATGTTACACTTGCGCATCCCAAGGCAAAGGAGTGGATTGTCTCAATGGCAAAAGCTAATTACCAGGAGCTCGCTAAGCTCGCTAACGATTATCCGGAGCTGGTTAAACTGCAG tgcCCAGCAACGGTAGGCTATAAACTTAACGATAACGCTacctaa
- the LOC116650716 gene encoding uncharacterized protein isoform X1, which yields MSANDTTKQLSIVDIRNYMLQNDGKVTNHALVKHFKKYLTHTQNEAEARKRFKTYVTLLSTIKNENNQKYLILRKKYINECPSEEVVERAVEAAGNASTPSSPGAGSLVSVTDSGVSPLRQPPPYKAPPEVQQSPVAAAPTPVPAAIVSSGIVVHPGQVESYRDCVNEFTAAMQRIDPARLELQSSAKPDVDTNNELDTVAVAGAKSVSRANSVDETGNKENIPRFSFSSGASTDSSATDKVSGTEAGDAAENPISVKEATRKFNRMASEEEAKIISPPPKKKPEKQLIEEKDSPDVTLAHPKAKEWIVSMAKANYQELAKLANDYPELVKLQPNFDAYIHTIVGMGNCCQI from the exons ATGAGTGCAAACGACACAACAAAGCAGCTATCGATTGTGGATATACGAAATTATATGCTGCAAAACGATGGCAAGGTGACAAACCATGCGCTTGTCAAGCACTTTAAGAAATATCTAACGCACACCCAAA ATGAGGCCGAGGCACGCAAACGCTTCAAAACATACGTGACGCTGCTGTCAACAatcaaaaacgaaaacaaccaAAAGTATCTAATACTGCGCAAAAAGTATATCAATGAGTGCCCCTCCGAAGAGGTTGTGGAGCGCGCCGTCGAGGCCGCTGGCAATGCCTCGACACCGTCCAGCCCAGGAGCTGGCTCGCTGGTATCTGTTACCGACAGCGGCGTCTCGCCCCTCAGACAGCCGCCGCCCTACAAAGCTCCGCCCGAGGTGCAACAGTCgccagtggcagcagcaccaacGCCCGTGCCGGCTGCAATCGTCAGCAGCGGCATTGTTGTACACCCGGGTCAAGTGGAAAGCTATCGGGATTGCGTTAACGAATTCACAGCCGCCATGCAACGCATTGACCCAGCGCGCCTCGAGCTGCAATCATCTGCCAAGCCAGATGTTGACACGAACAACGAGCTCGAcaccgttgccgttgctggtgCCAAGTCTGTATCCCGTGCCAATTCTGTGGACGAGACCGGCAACAAGGAGAATATTCCGCGCTTCTCTTTCTCGTCGGGCGCATCAACCGATAGCTCGGCCACAGACAAAGTGTCCGGCACAGAGGCGGGCGACGCGGCTGAGAATCCCATCAGCGTTAAGGAAGCGACACGTAAATTCAACCGGATGGCCTCCGAAGAAGAGGCTAAAATAATATCGCCGCCGCCCAAGAAAAAACCAGAGAAG CAATTAATTGAGGAAAAGGATTCACCCGATGTTACACTTGCGCATCCCAAGGCAAAGGAGTGGATTGTCTCAATGGCAAAAGCTAATTACCAGGAGCTCGCTAAGCTCGCTAACGATTATCCGGAGCTGGTTAAACTGCAG CCCAATTTCGATGCATACATTCACACAATTGTAGGAATGGGAAattgttgccagatttga
- the LOC6622394 gene encoding uncharacterized protein: protein MPVILIYLFEIKARKKHTIEKDLGFLRIGSLNVRVKKTTEAFSNFLGVGNGSVPMPYGTGGAIEVGRHHQRTHRHPHQRHHHHANGMTRDRPPNQRASVTIPYGSSNIVGSRSSVPTNRNIYDAVHKSWGSADNITQRSENLMPPPKSVDYVSKRYRTSKRSSYASNATDSPRDSICSSNSSSNLNTGYSSMPTTPNQIRAPKSIGSTLNVDSDSDSACGFDSNWSVNDGNSINNNVLRS from the exons atgcctgttattcttatttatttatttg AAATCAAAGCGCGAAAAAAGCATACAA TCGAAAAAGATTTGGGATTCCTACGGATTGGTTCACTGAATGTCCGAGTAAAGAAAACAACCGAAGCGTTCAGCAATTTCTTGGGAGTGGGCAATGGCAGTGTCCCGATGCCGTATGGAACTGGCGGGGCCATCGAAGTAGGTCGCCATCACCAGCGAACTCACCGTCACCCTCATcagcgtcatcatcatcatgccAATGGTATGACACGGGATCGGCCTCCGAATCAGAGAGCATCGGTGACAATACCATACGGCTCGAGTAATATAGTGGGCTCCAGATCAAGTGTTCCAACCAATAGGAATATATATGACGCTGTTCACAAGTCTTGGGGCTCAGCGGACAATATAACACAACGTTCAGAGAATTTGATGCCACCACCAAAATCGGTTGATTACGTCTCAAAGCGCTACAGAACTTCGAAACGATCCTCTTATGCCTCCAATGCCACAGACTCACCGCGGGATTCCATCTGCTCATCCAATTCCAGCTCAAATCTAAACACCGGCTACAGCAGCATGCCCACAACCCCAAATCAAATACGTGCTCCAAAGAGTATTGGTTCAACACTCAACGTTGATTCGGACTCCGATTCCGCGTGTGGCTTCGACTCAAACTGGTCTGTCAATGACGGAAATTCGATCAACAATAATGTGTTAAGATCCTAA
- the LOC6622465 gene encoding phosphomannomutase, translating to MSTATKKREDILLLFDVDGTLTMPRSVVQPEFEEFFYTKVKPRATIGIVGGSDLEKMFEQLNGKKILNEFDFIFPENGLVQIERGKEVGKQNIIQHLGESTLQRFINYVLRYLSELELPIKRGTFIEFRNGMMNVCPIGRQCTREERNMFAAYDDEHQIRKKMIAKLKEEFADIDLTYSIGGQISFDVFPHGWDKTFCLRHIEAHHKFKEIHFFGDKTEPGGNDYEIYTDPRLQGHKVNTPHDTMRILSELLNI from the coding sequence ATGTCAACAGCCACTAAAAAACGCGAGGATATATTGCTTCTCTTCGATGTGGATGGAACTTTGACCATGCCCCGTTCGGTGGTGCAGCCGGAGTTCGAGGAGTTCTTTTACACAAAGGTGAAACCACGGGCAACGATTGGAATCGTCGGTGGATCTGATCTGGAGAAAATGTTCGAGCAGCTAAATGGCAAGAAGATACTCAATGAATTCGACTTTATATTCCCTGAAAATGGCCTAGTGCAAATAGAGCGTGGCAAGGAAGtgggcaaacaaaatattatacaGCATTTGGGAGAGTCAACTTTACAGAGATTTATCAACTATGTGCTTCGTTATTTATCTGAACTGGAATTACCCATCAAGCGAGGAACGTTTATTGAGTTCCGCAATGGAATGATGAACGTCTGCCCGATCGGTCGTCAATGCACCCGGGAGGAGCGCAACATGTTTGCGGCCTACGATGACGAACACCAGATTAGAAAGAAAATGATTGCAAAGCTTAAAGAGGAGTTCGCAGACATCGATCTTACCTATAGTATTGGTGGTCAGATAAGCTTCGATGTGTTCCCGCACGGCTGGGACAAAACCTTCTGTCTGCGTCATATCGAAGCCCACCATAAATTCAAAGAGATCCATTTCTTTGGCGACAAAACAGAACCAGGTGGCAATGATTACGAGATCTATACCGATCCTCGCCTTCAAGGACATAAGGTCAATACACCACACGATACTATGCGAATACTAAGCGAGCTGCTCAACATTTGA
- the Tsf2 gene encoding transferrin 2, with amino-acid sequence MNRIYLFLCLISALCLIVIHAQHHYDEHKTSNMIWCTKSEEEQYKCLNLTAAIERDRALFDDAFMNLTCFMAYSADECIHHLDREKAHITTLDAGDVFTAGRYNSLIPIMQEKLEGGFLNYHSVAVIKKNTLPDVTELRHLRQKRVCFPWVGSLAGWIVPIYTLQHFGDMEVVDCNNQVKTAANYFNSSCAVHSLIDKYNPIGDNSDKLCALCTGKIPGRCSASDPYFGYDGAFRCLLEAGDVAFLRHSTVSEMLQTIEFKKLSPDTFELLCRDGSRVPISDYRQCSWGQVPSDAIVTSSARSFRDRFRYQQFLKRIAELYSDALREESKGNQPQTGVGFNTYDRNNFNDQGRSNPYDNFNSQYDNINTYNRNQNQNQNPFDRFDGTNYRNDRLDSSFTTERNSFDGNTSVPYEKFRIFESSRYGKSNLLFQDAARDLISISEDDQSFTKYLQKSIEYIYGIRECPVPAMTMCVTSEPELEKCIKMRTALKAQILKPELICKKMHSHINCMQLIQSGKADVSVFDAGDVYTGGLNYDLIPFMSEVYNLGEPEYYVVAVAKEEDPDTELTYLKGKNTCHTGINMAAGWTYPMAFLISNGWIRPYGCDSIRAAAEYFTKSCVPGAISSEYNTGVPYDSMCDLCHGTSYRYCRRDASEDYYGHTGAFRCLVEGGGHVAFMKHTTVMESTGGKRKEWWARNALNDDFELLCTDGTRAELQDYKRCNLGKVRANAVVTRGGVNYNETQLHAYINLLTYAQQLYGRKDVDAFSFSMFSSPFGHYDLIFQDATRQLQVIPENERRYDTYLGSNYMRARRITDCYAGATHITFSIFALLANAFALRILL; translated from the exons ATGAatagaatttatttgtttttatgtttaataagcgcattgtgtttaattgtaattCATG CACAACATCACTACGATGAACATAAAACCAGCAACATGATTTGGTGCACAAAAAGTGAGGAGGAGCAGTACAAATGTCTAAACTTGACTGCGGCCATCGAACGGGACCGAGCGCTCTTTGACGATGCCTTCATGAATCTCACCTGCTTTATGGCATACAGCGCAGATGAATGCATCCATCATCTGGACCGCGAGAAGGCGCATATCACAACGCTGGACGCCGGAGATGTTTTTACCGCTGGTCGTTACAACTCCCTGATCCCAATAATGCAGGAGAAATTGGAGGGCGGATTCTTGAACTATCATTCAGTGGCTGTTATCAAGAAGAATACACTCCCCGATGTTACCGAGTTGCGACACCTGCGTCAAAAGAGAGTTTGCTTTCCCTGGGTGGGAAGTCTGGCAGGTTGGATTGTACCCATATACACG CTGCAACACTTTGGCGATATGGAGGTTGTGGATTGCAATAACCAGGTGAAAACGGCTGCCAACTATTTTAACAGCTCCTGCGCTGTGCACTCGCTGATTGACAAGTACAATCCCATCGGAGACAATTCTGACAA ACTTTGTGCATTATGTACGGGCAAAATACCTGGACGCTGCTCGGCGTCTGATCCATATTTTGGATACGATGGTGCATTTAGGTGCCTCCTCGAGGCGGGAGATGTTGCTTTCTTGCGGCACTCGACTGTttcagaaatgctgcaaactATAGAGTTTA AAAAATTGTCGCCGGATACCTTTGAATTGCTTTGCCGGGATGGTAGCCGTGTGCCCATCTCTGACTATCGCCAATGTAGCTGGGGACAAGTTCCTTCGGATGCAATTGTTACTTCCTCAGCTCGTAGTTTTCGGGATCGTTTCCGATACCAACAGTTTTTGAAACGCATTGCTGAGTTGTATTCAGACGCACTCCGTGAGGAATCAAAAGGCAATCAGCCACAGACTGGCGTTGGCTTTAACACATACGATCGCAACAACTTCAATGACCAAGGTCGTAGCAACCCATACGACAATTTCAACAGTCAATACGACAATATCAACACCTACAATAGAAATCAgaaccaaaatcaaaatccCTTTGACCGATTTGATGGCACAAATTATCGCAATGACCGACTGGACAGCAGTTTTACCACTGAACGCAATTCATTTGATGGCAACACATCTGTACCTTATGAAAAATTCCGTATTTTTGAATCGAGCAGATATGGAAAATCTAATCTGCTTTTCCAGGATGCAGCCAGAGATCTCATTTCCATATCGGAAGACGATCAGTCCTTTACTAAATATTTGCAGAAAtctattgaatatatatacggCATCCGGGAATGTCCCGTTCCAGCAATGACGATGTGTGTGACCTCTGAGCCGGAGCTGGAAAAATGCATCAAAATGAGA ACGGCGCTCAAAGCACAAATTTTAAAACCAGAACttatttgcaaaaaaatgCACTCGCATATAAACTGTATGCAACTTATACAGTCAGGCAAAGCTGATGTGTCTGTCTTTGATGCCGGCGATGTATATACGGGTGGATTGAATTATGATTTGATTCCATTCATGTCTGAGGTCTACAATTTGGGTGAGCCGGAATACTATGTTGTAGCTGTAGCCAAAGAAGAAGATCCCGACACCGAGCTAACGTATCTGAAGGGGAAGAACACATGTCATACTGGCATTAATATGGCCGCAGGCTGGACATATCCAATGGCATTCCTAATATCGAATGGTTGGATACGACCTTATGGATGTGACTCGATACGTGCCGCAGCAGAATACTTTACCAAATCATGCGTCCCCGGCGCAATCAGTAGCGAATATAATACTGGCGTACCGTACGACAGCATGTGTGACCTTTGCCATGGAACCAGCTACAGATACTGCCGCCGCGATGCTTCGGAGGACTACTATGGTCATACGGGTGCGTTCCGCTGCCTTGTTGAGGGCGGTGGCCATGTGGCTTTTATGAAGCACACCACTGTAATGGAGAGCACGGGTGGCAAACGCAAGGAGTGGTGGGCACGGAATGCTTTAAACGATGATTTTGAACTGTTGTGCACGGACGGCACACGCGCCGAGCTGCAAGATTATAAACGCTGCAATTTGGGCAAAGTTAGAGCTAATGCTGTAGTCACGCGTGGCGGGGTCAACTACAATGAGACACAATTGCACGCATATATCAACCTGCTAACCTATGCCCAACAGCTGTACGGCCGGAAGGATGTGGATGCCTTCAGTTTTAGCATGTTCTCATCGCCATTTGGGCACTATGATTTAATCTTCCAAGACGCCACGCGCCAATTGCAAGTTATTCCGGAGAATGAACGACGCTACGATACATACTTGGGCAGCAATTATATGCGTGCACGTCGCATTACGGATTGTTATGCCGGCGCCACTCATATTACGTTTTCCATATTCGCGCTCCTAGCAAACGCATTTGCTCTGAGAATATTACTCTGA
- the nst gene encoding phosphoacetylglucosamine mutase has translation MSINLRTVYAFAREMYPKISKEPIQYGTAGFRGKAEFLDSVMFRMGVLATLRSRYREGAVIGVMITASHNPEPDNGVKLIDPKGEMLEASWEKIATDLVNVSDQDLEQHVAKIIKDNEIDVTSSSYVYVGMDNRYHSPRLLKAVADGVIALKGNVREFGIVTTPMMHFFVVAANTKEAYGKPTEESYYEKLITAFEKLRNGQLENGNYRNRLIFDGANGVGARKMLQFIKRMNSSLDVTVINQGIGNGKINEQCGADHVKVQQRPPVSMPIVEPYTRCVSVDGDADRVVYFFSDETGTFKLLDGDRIATLVAGYLMDLIKSCELDLRLGLVQTAYANGASTDYIVNELKVPVSCVPTGVKHLHHKALEYDIGIYFEANGHGTIVFSDNAKQTIGEAAKTKPSAETLLLVIDLINETVGDAISDMLLVETILNHKGWDVKDWISSYTDLPNQQLKIQVQDRNVIETADAERVCVKPEGLQEEINKVVSNYKRGRAFVRPSGTEDVVRVYAEASTKENTQQLAYEVGRLVQKLAGGIGPELVNPSNAHL, from the exons ATGTCTATTAATTTGCGCACCGTTTACGCATTTGCGAGAGAAATGTACCCAAAAATTTCAAAGGAACCCATACAGTACGGAACAGCTGGGTTTCGCGGCAA AGCCGAGTTCTTGGACAGCGTAATGTTCCGTATGGGCGTACTCGCAACGCTGCGTTCCCGCTATCGGGAGGGCGCTGTCATCGGTGTCATGATCACAGCCTCGCATAATCCGGAGCCCGACAATGGCGTTAAACTAATCGATCCAAAGGGTGAAATGTTGGAGGCCAGCTGGGAGAAAATAGCCACAGATTTGGTGAACGTAAGCGATCAGGATCTGGAGCAGCATGTCGCAAAGATAATTAAGGACAATGAAATCGATGTAACCTCAAGCTCCTATGTCTACGTTGGCATGGACAATCGCTATCATAGCCCCCGCCTGCTGAAAGCTGTTGCGGATGGTGTTATTGCGCTGAAAGGAAATGTACGAGAATTTGGAATAGTCACAACGCCCATGATGCACTTCTTCGTGGTGGCAGCCAACACAAAGGAGGCCTATGGCAAGCCCACAGAGGAGAGCTATTACGAGAAACTCATTACCGCCTTTGAGAAACTTCGCAATGGTCAGCTGGAAAACGGCAACTATCGAAACCGTCTGATCTTCGATGGCGCAAACGGTGTCGGTGCCAGAAAAATGCTGCAGTTCATCAAACGCATGAATAGCTCGCTGGATGTGACAGTCATAAACCAGGGCATAGGAAACGGCAAAATTAACGAGCAGTGTGGTGCTGATCACGTCAAGGTGCAACAACGACCCCCCGTATCCATGCCCATAGTGGAACCCTATACACGCTGTGTGAGTGTCGATGGCGATGCCGATCGAGTGGTCTACTTTTTCAGCGATGAAACGGGAACGTTCAAGCTCCTGGACGGGGACCGGATCGCCACTCTTGTGGCTGGCTACTTAATGGACTTGATTAAAAGCTGCGAGCTGGATCTGCGATTGGGCCTGGTACAGACTGCCTATGCCAATGGGGCGTCCACAGATTACATTGTCAACGAATTGAAGGTGCCCGTGTCTTGTGTGCCAACGGGCGTAAAGCATTTGCACCACAAAGCCTTGGAGTATGATATTGGCATCTATTTCGAGGCCAATGGCCACGGCACCATTGTGTTCAGTGATAATGCTAAACAAACGATCGGCGAAGCAGCCAAGACCAAGCCCAGTGCAGAGACTTTACTGCTCGTAATAGATCTCATAAATGAAACTGTCGGTGACGCAATCTCCGATATGCTTTTGGTGGAGACGATCCTAAACCACAAAGGCTGGGACGTTAAGGACTGGATCTCTAGCTACACCGACCTGCCAAATCAACAGCTCAAGATACAGGTTCAGGATAGAAACGTCATCGAAACCGCGGATGCGgaacgtgtgtgtgtcaagCCGGAGGGTCTACAGGAGGAAATAAACAAAGTCGTCTCAAATTATAAGCGTGGACGTGCATTTGTGCGTCCTTCCGGCACAGAGGATGTAGTACGTGTGTACGCCGAGGCTTCAACGAAAGAG AATACTCAGCAGTTGGCGTACGAGGTGGGACGATTAGTTCAAAAGCTTGCCGGCGGAATCGGACCGGAATTGGTTAACCCAAGCAATGCTCACTTGTAG